A genomic window from Dechloromonas sp. A34 includes:
- a CDS encoding HD-GYP domain-containing protein — MDIRSIIAPVVQDRESLDEFAEALTDRAPEVERDVARLLKTPVEREITADLFRAIHNIKGDAALCKFELGVAIAHPIETLMSRFREGEIPFSELLAEVILLAVDRLELATDALLAGKSTENLRLLDLVQGLEKLALTSAPELDRQCAALIEAVTGFPSVIGEISSRAPRVATPKSEQKNASADLQFFRSLALQLESRSPLFKGRTMRILRLALETNKAGGNAVDPVQLEAAVYLHDVGMMFLPEAVWLKVGKMTQEDKQALRNHPSFAGGLLQRIPGWEAAEEMVQQHHEMPDGAGYPNELRGTTICAGAKILAIVDAFEAVMLKHIHRGKNRSVLRAIAEINACDKQFAPEWIAPFNAVIRKTIEN, encoded by the coding sequence ATGGATATTCGCTCGATCATTGCGCCCGTGGTTCAGGATCGCGAGTCGCTGGACGAATTCGCCGAGGCCCTCACCGACCGCGCGCCCGAGGTCGAGCGCGATGTCGCCCGTCTGTTGAAAACCCCGGTCGAACGGGAAATCACCGCCGATCTGTTCCGCGCCATCCACAATATCAAAGGCGATGCCGCGCTGTGTAAATTCGAGTTGGGCGTCGCCATCGCCCATCCTATCGAAACGTTGATGTCGCGCTTTCGGGAGGGTGAAATCCCCTTCTCCGAACTGCTGGCCGAAGTCATCCTGCTGGCGGTCGACCGCCTTGAACTGGCGACCGACGCGCTGCTCGCAGGAAAATCGACGGAAAACCTGCGCCTGTTGGATCTGGTTCAGGGACTGGAAAAGCTAGCCCTGACCAGCGCACCGGAACTGGATAGACAATGCGCGGCATTGATCGAGGCAGTGACCGGATTCCCGTCGGTGATCGGCGAAATCTCCAGCCGAGCTCCACGTGTTGCAACCCCGAAGAGCGAGCAGAAGAACGCCAGCGCCGATCTGCAATTTTTCCGCTCCCTTGCGTTACAACTGGAAAGCCGCTCGCCGCTGTTCAAGGGGCGCACCATGCGCATCCTGCGCCTCGCCCTGGAAACCAACAAGGCGGGCGGCAATGCGGTCGATCCGGTGCAACTCGAAGCGGCAGTCTACCTCCACGATGTCGGAATGATGTTTCTGCCGGAAGCAGTCTGGCTCAAAGTCGGGAAGATGACACAGGAAGACAAACAGGCTCTGCGCAACCACCCGAGTTTCGCCGGTGGCCTGCTACAGCGCATCCCGGGCTGGGAGGCAGCAGAGGAGATGGTGCAGCAGCATCACGAAATGCCGGACGGCGCCGGCTATCCGAATGAACTGCGGGGAACCACGATCTGCGCGGGAGCCAAGATTCTCGCCATCGTCGATGCCTTCGAGGCGGTCATGCTCAAGCACATCCATCGCGGCAAGAATCGCTCGGTACTGCGTGCCATTGCGGAAATCAACGCCTGTGACAAGCAATTCGCACCGGAATGGATTGCCCCGTTCAACGCGGTGATCCGCAAGACCATCGAGAACTGA
- the tcdA gene encoding tRNA cyclic N6-threonylcarbamoyladenosine(37) synthase TcdA, giving the protein MSVDHERRFGGVARLYGTEAATRLGAAHACVVGIGGVGSWSAEALARCGIGRITLIDLDMVAESNTNRQIHALGEIYGKAKVDAMAERIQAINPACQVNCIEDFVTPENTAAILDRDFSLVIDAIDQVRAKAAMIAFCRQRKLPIVVAGAAGGQIDPTQVRVGDLSQTIQDPLLAKVRSILRREHGFPAGGKAKFGVPAVYSTEPLRYPANEASCDTEQGPAGLNCAGFGSSVCVTSVFGMVAAAQAIQLIARK; this is encoded by the coding sequence ATGTCAGTCGATCACGAGCGCCGCTTTGGCGGCGTCGCCCGTCTTTACGGCACTGAAGCCGCGACACGCCTGGGCGCTGCCCATGCGTGCGTCGTCGGCATCGGCGGCGTCGGCTCGTGGAGCGCCGAAGCCTTGGCCCGCTGCGGCATTGGCCGGATCACCCTGATAGATCTCGACATGGTGGCCGAATCCAACACCAATCGGCAAATTCATGCGCTGGGCGAGATTTACGGCAAAGCCAAGGTCGATGCGATGGCCGAGCGAATTCAGGCGATCAACCCGGCCTGCCAGGTGAACTGCATCGAGGATTTTGTGACCCCGGAAAATACGGCGGCGATTCTTGACCGGGATTTTTCGCTGGTTATCGACGCCATCGATCAGGTGCGCGCCAAGGCTGCGATGATCGCCTTCTGTCGGCAACGCAAACTGCCGATCGTCGTGGCTGGCGCCGCCGGTGGCCAGATCGACCCGACCCAGGTGCGCGTCGGCGATCTCAGCCAGACCATCCAAGATCCGCTGCTGGCCAAGGTCCGTTCGATACTGCGCCGCGAGCATGGTTTCCCAGCTGGCGGCAAAGCAAAATTCGGCGTTCCTGCCGTGTATTCGACAGAGCCGTTGCGTTACCCCGCCAATGAAGCCAGCTGCGATACCGAGCAAGGGCCGGCCGGACTCAATTGCGCCGGCTTCGGCTCGTCCGTCTGTGTCACCTCGGTCTTTGGCATGGTAGCAGCGGCGCAGGCCATCCAGCTTATTGCCCGGAAATGA
- the corA gene encoding magnesium/cobalt transporter CorA translates to MSKPKKLRSRKAGLPPGSLVHIGEIKTTAPSFSVIDFDEQGLAQQTFPDAASFSSHPRAHATRWANVYGAHDPADLATLSSTFGLHPLVQEDILNTAQRQKIDAYDEYLYLVLHRYDLKLSPLELTQDQISLVIGRDFILSFQERQSQTFEPVRQRLRTEHTSLRKGGVDTLAYSLIDSVVDSYFGVIEQLNEYAESLENDILRKPAPATLEGIHQFKRCVSQLRRNLHPLRELLGTLHRDAGDFFRDDLQLYLRDVYDHTVHILESLEDLRDLATSLLDVYLSTVSHRVNLEVRALTVVATIFMPATLIAGVFGMNFHEMPWLANSDGFFYALGLMGLIATIMLALFWRRKSV, encoded by the coding sequence ATGAGCAAGCCCAAGAAACTCCGTTCGCGCAAGGCTGGGTTGCCGCCGGGCTCACTGGTTCATATTGGCGAAATCAAGACGACAGCGCCGAGCTTTTCGGTCATCGATTTCGACGAGCAGGGGCTCGCCCAACAAACGTTTCCGGATGCAGCAAGCTTCAGTAGTCATCCGCGGGCTCATGCCACGCGTTGGGCAAATGTTTATGGCGCCCACGATCCGGCCGATCTGGCGACGTTAAGTAGTACTTTCGGCCTGCATCCGCTGGTTCAGGAGGACATTCTCAATACCGCCCAACGTCAAAAGATCGATGCCTATGATGAATATCTCTATCTTGTCTTGCATCGTTATGACCTCAAGCTGTCACCACTCGAACTGACTCAGGATCAGATTAGCCTGGTCATTGGGCGCGACTTCATCCTGAGCTTTCAGGAGCGCCAATCGCAAACATTCGAGCCGGTCCGCCAACGCCTTCGGACCGAGCACACCAGCCTGCGTAAAGGCGGCGTCGACACACTAGCCTATTCACTGATCGACTCGGTGGTCGACAGCTATTTCGGCGTGATCGAACAACTTAACGAGTATGCCGAATCGCTGGAAAATGACATCCTGCGAAAACCGGCACCGGCGACGCTGGAGGGCATCCATCAGTTCAAACGCTGCGTATCGCAATTGCGCCGCAACCTGCACCCCTTGCGCGAACTACTCGGCACCCTGCATCGCGACGCCGGTGATTTCTTTCGCGACGACCTGCAACTCTATTTGCGCGACGTCTATGACCATACGGTGCATATCCTCGAATCGCTGGAGGATCTGCGCGACCTGGCGACCAGCCTGCTCGACGTCTATCTGTCGACCGTCAGCCACCGCGTCAACCTGGAGGTTCGCGCGCTGACCGTCGTGGCAACGATTTTCATGCCGGCCACCCTGATCGCCGGCGTCTTCGGCATGAACTTTCACGAAATGCCCTGGCTCGCCAATTCTGATGGCTTTTTCTATGCTCTCGGCCTGATGGGTTTAATCGCCACCATCATGTTAGCGCTGTTCTGGCGCCGAAAGTCCGTCTAA
- a CDS encoding MBL fold metallo-hydrolase → MFDWRDYGNGIVAFDAGYVRPILAAIHMVIENGRVAFIDTGSNDALPNALAALKKLGVNEAAVDYVILTHIHLDHAGGAGSLMAAFPNARLVVHPRGARHMAEPSRLVVGVTAVYGADYVDRVYGEILPIPAERIIEAPDGYVVSLAGRELLCLDTPGHARHHICIVDRRTSGIFTGDMFGLSYRELDVDGRQFIFPTTTPTQFEPDEMRRSISRLLSFAPEAVYLTHYGRVPDVRRRASDLLRHLDVLVAIALSEKDAGAERQQHIKQAMALYLFEQIRAHGCELPDAELLAVWETDLELNAQGLCVWLDSQKS, encoded by the coding sequence ATGTTTGACTGGAGAGACTACGGGAATGGCATTGTCGCCTTCGATGCCGGATATGTAAGGCCAATTCTCGCAGCAATTCATATGGTTATCGAGAATGGTCGGGTAGCCTTCATCGACACCGGCAGCAACGATGCCTTGCCGAATGCCCTTGCGGCGCTGAAGAAGCTGGGCGTCAATGAGGCCGCAGTGGATTATGTGATCCTGACCCATATCCATCTTGATCATGCCGGTGGTGCCGGTAGCCTGATGGCAGCATTTCCGAATGCCCGGCTGGTTGTCCACCCGCGTGGCGCCAGGCACATGGCTGAACCCTCCAGGCTGGTAGTCGGAGTGACAGCGGTCTATGGTGCCGACTACGTTGATCGTGTCTATGGTGAAATACTGCCGATTCCCGCAGAACGCATTATCGAAGCCCCGGATGGGTATGTCGTCTCATTGGCCGGGAGGGAGTTGCTGTGTCTTGACACCCCCGGTCACGCCCGCCATCACATCTGTATTGTCGACCGCAGGACCAGCGGAATCTTTACCGGAGACATGTTTGGCCTTTCCTATCGCGAGCTTGATGTCGACGGCCGACAGTTCATTTTTCCGACGACGACGCCGACCCAATTTGAGCCTGATGAAATGCGCCGTTCGATCAGTCGATTGCTTTCGTTTGCGCCTGAGGCAGTGTATCTGACCCATTACGGTCGGGTGCCGGATGTCCGGCGGCGGGCATCCGATTTGTTACGCCATCTCGATGTGCTGGTGGCGATCGCGTTATCGGAGAAGGATGCCGGTGCCGAACGCCAGCAACATATCAAGCAGGCCATGGCCTTGTACTTGTTTGAGCAGATTCGGGCGCACGGCTGCGAGTTGCCCGACGCGGAACTGTTGGCTGTCTGGGAAACCGACCTTGAGCTGAATGCCCAGGGGCTTTGTGTCTGGCTCGACAGCCAGAAGTCTTAG
- a CDS encoding alpha/beta fold hydrolase has protein sequence MSHFFADDGAKIHVKISGEGSPIVMLHGWTSSHQEWFPFLGQLTAKHRIYRWDARGHGGHPLGKHAAPSAKRMARDLQNLLDHYELDKVTAVGHSMGALTLWQYIRDFGTSRLERLCFIDQSPKLISDESWQHGIYGSFDGNKATEMMGWLKEDFAEGVLKLTAFGLNERAREKYLAGASGWEKSRQALRAQDPVPLIECWASLTAADYRDVLSGIDVPSLLVYGQESNFYRAETAQYVARQIPNAILHIYEGTDHSPHQWQRERFARELMEFINCPV, from the coding sequence ATGTCCCACTTTTTTGCCGATGACGGCGCCAAGATTCACGTCAAAATTTCTGGCGAGGGTTCCCCCATCGTCATGCTCCATGGCTGGACCTCCAGTCACCAGGAATGGTTTCCTTTTCTTGGACAACTGACGGCCAAACATCGCATTTATCGCTGGGACGCCCGTGGTCACGGGGGGCATCCGCTGGGCAAGCATGCGGCGCCAAGCGCCAAGCGTATGGCGCGCGATCTGCAAAACCTGCTCGACCACTACGAACTCGACAAAGTCACCGCCGTCGGACACTCGATGGGAGCGCTGACCTTGTGGCAATACATTCGCGATTTTGGAACCAGCCGCTTAGAGCGGCTCTGCTTCATCGACCAGTCGCCCAAGCTGATTTCCGATGAAAGTTGGCAGCATGGCATTTATGGCAGCTTTGATGGCAACAAAGCGACTGAAATGATGGGTTGGCTAAAGGAAGATTTCGCTGAAGGCGTCCTGAAATTGACGGCTTTTGGTTTGAATGAGCGTGCCCGGGAAAAATACCTGGCTGGCGCAAGCGGCTGGGAAAAGTCACGACAGGCGCTGCGCGCCCAGGATCCAGTTCCCTTGATCGAGTGCTGGGCCAGCCTGACCGCAGCGGATTACCGCGACGTCTTGAGTGGCATCGACGTGCCATCGCTGCTCGTCTATGGTCAGGAAAGCAACTTCTACCGGGCCGAGACTGCACAGTATGTGGCCCGCCAAATCCCGAACGCGATTCTGCACATCTACGAAGGCACCGACCATTCCCCGCACCAGTGGCAGCGCGAACGTTTTGCCCGCGAGCTGATGGAGTTTATTAACTGCCCGGTTTGA
- a CDS encoding transposase produces MEVKKPSRRRRTHPEEFKQAVIAACCEAGASVAGIALANSVNANQVRRWMRERGIEPPSRSLPARSISPARGTEPAFVPVPMPPIVSSIPDIRIEVRRGNTAVKIEWPGQAASDCAAWLRDWLR; encoded by the coding sequence ATGGAAGTTAAGAAGCCGAGCCGCCGCAGGCGGACTCACCCCGAGGAGTTCAAGCAGGCAGTGATTGCTGCCTGTTGTGAGGCCGGCGCTTCAGTTGCCGGCATTGCGTTGGCCAATAGCGTCAATGCGAATCAGGTCCGTCGCTGGATGCGGGAACGGGGCATTGAGCCACCGAGCCGCAGCCTGCCGGCACGGTCGATTTCACCGGCGCGCGGCACAGAACCCGCCTTTGTGCCGGTACCGATGCCACCCATCGTCTCAAGCATCCCCGACATTCGGATCGAAGTTCGGCGTGGCAACACGGCGGTGAAGATTGAATGGCCTGGACAGGCGGCGAGCGATTGCGCCGCCTGGTTGCGAGATTGGCTACGGTGA
- the tnpB gene encoding IS66 family insertion sequence element accessory protein TnpB (TnpB, as the term is used for proteins encoded by IS66 family insertion elements, is considered an accessory protein, since TnpC, encoded by a neighboring gene, is a DDE family transposase.): MAWTGGERLRRLVARLATVIRVDALWLSTTPLDMRAGTETILARVVSMFGEARPHHAYLFANRRANRMKVLVHDGYGIWLANRRLNQGRFCWRHGNSSVELSRPQFDALVLGLPWERLADGGVIRIV; the protein is encoded by the coding sequence ATGGCCTGGACAGGCGGCGAGCGATTGCGCCGCCTGGTTGCGAGATTGGCTACGGTGATTCGGGTCGATGCCCTGTGGTTATCGACCACGCCGCTGGATATGCGGGCGGGGACCGAGACGATCCTGGCCCGGGTCGTCTCGATGTTTGGCGAAGCCCGACCCCACCATGCCTATCTGTTTGCCAATCGCCGAGCCAACCGGATGAAAGTGCTGGTCCATGATGGATACGGTATCTGGCTAGCGAACCGTCGGCTCAATCAGGGGCGATTCTGCTGGCGGCACGGCAACAGCAGCGTCGAGCTCAGCCGGCCGCAGTTTGATGCACTCGTCCTCGGTCTGCCATGGGAACGACTGGCTGACGGCGGTGTGATCCGGATTGTTTGA